A window of Coraliomargarita sinensis genomic DNA:
CTCCACTCTTCGCCGGCCTTCCATGCGCGGACGTCTTTTTCGAATTCACGGTGGAGTCGCGCGTAAGCATCGTGGAACGCTTCGACGTGACCGAACGGAATCGTTGGCTCGTCGAGCAACCACTGCGGGACATCGCCGAGGAAGCCGTCGTTGGCCTCGACACAGGCCCGGTAATAGGTGCGGTCCGGTTGACCGGGCAGGCAAATGGTAACCGCCTCGGCATCTTCCTGACGCCACTTGAGCGTACCCTTGGTGCCGATCACGACGATGCCGAGATCATTCTTGGAACCGTGGGAAATCTGGGACGCACGCACCAGGCAGCGACCGCCGTTGGAGAGCTTGCCGTAAACCGTGAAATGGTCGTCGATCGGACGGCCCGGCACCATGCACTCACAGTGCGCGGAAACTTCCGTCACATCCAGACCGGTGACAAAGCGCAGTTGTTCCAGCGCGTGGCTGCCGATGTCGCCACCGGCACCGGATGCGCCGGCCTGTTTGGGGTCGGTGCGCCAGGACGCCTGTTGCTGACCGGTGTCTTCCAGCTTATCGGCCAGCCAGCCCTGCATGTAAGAACTGTCGACCCAGCGGATCTCGCCGAGAAGCCCGCTCTGTACGATGAAGCGGCTGAACCAGCTCGTCCAGTGCCCGACATAGGTGTAGGCCACCGCGAAGGGAATGTTCTTCTCCTTGGCTTTGGCCACGAGCTTGTCGGACTCTTCAAGCTTCAGTGTCAGCGGCTTTTCACAAATAACGGGGATACCTGCTTCGAGCGCCTTGTAGGAGGGATCGAAGTGCACGAAGTTGGGCGTCACGACGACGATGTAATCGAGACGCTCCTCTTCCGGCAGATCCTTCTGCGCTTCGATCATTTGATCATAGCTTTCGTATCCTTTTACCGGATACGGCCAGTTCTCCGCTTCCTCCATCGCGACCTTGGGATCGGGATGCAGGGCCACGGAATGCACCTTACGGGTTCCGTCGAAGTGAATTGCTTTCTGGTGGGGGTTGGCGATGAAAGCGCCGCCTCCGCCGCCAACCATACCGACTTTGAGTGGTTGTTTGGATGCCATAATTTCGTTTCTATTTTTTAGGTTGAATTAAAATGCGGTTTCTTCGTTCGGATCAGGCTTGGCACTTCCCAGCACCTTCGGCTTGTAGCCGCCTTTGCTTTTAAAGTATAGGAACAGAGCGATGTAGCTCAACAGCATGAAGGCCGGGAATATGGTAATTTTCGCCAACGATGACTGGTTGGCCTTTTCCTGGATCACTGTTGCCTGTGCACTTTGCTCTTCCGGCAGAGCAGAGACTCCCAGCTGACTGACGGCAGTGTATTTTGCAATTGAATACCCGCCAAGCTCGAAGTCCTTCTCCTCAACAATCGCGTCATGCACCTCAGGCATTTCCTCGGAAATAGCTTTGTTGGCCGAACTTTCCTGGAAATATCCAATAATAGGGCTGCCGATAATCCCGACACAAAGCATACCAATACCGGCGATTGCATTAAGTGTCAGGGCACCTCCCTTTGGCGTCTGCTCCGCTACCGTGCCGAGCATCGTAGGCCAAAAGTAACTTTTAGCTACCCCGTAAATCGTGGCTGCCGCGAAGATGAAGATCAAGCCATGCGCGAATGACAGAAGGTAAAGACCAATAATAGCTACTGCAGAGCACGCCATCAGCAGACCGAGAGGGGTCATTTTTTGAATAACAGGACCGGCGTTGAAGCGGAGTACCATCATAATAGCGGATGTGTAAATAAGGACGAGCGTCGGGCTCCAGCCCATTTCCTGCAATGGACCAGCCATGAGTCCGGAAATTGCACCATCAGTTCCCAGCTCTGTGATCGCCAGGGGCATCATAATGATAACCAGACAAATCAAAAGAGGATCGCCCAGCTTGCGGCAATAAGCTCCAAAGCCACCTACGCTGACAATGATGAGCACCCAGGTGAGCCATCCCGGCCAATTGGGGATCACCTGACCCAGTTGAAAAAAGATAAGCGTGAAGGCCACGAGCGCACCGACGACACCCAGTTCGCCCAGCATTTCTTTGTAGCTGGAGCCAGCGGCCACACGTTCGTTAACCGGAAACTTTGCTTTCAACAGCATAACCAAGTAGACCAGTGCTGGTGCAAACATAAATGCAATGAGCACACGCCAGTCCGCTTCGATCGCACTACCGAGCACAATGAAGAGGATACCCCCGAAAACCAGACCGGCCGGCCATCCGGCATGAAGAATGTTCAGCCATTTCGATTTTTCGTCTTTGAATAGTGTCGCAACCACCGGGTTGATGAATGCCTCGACCGTGCCATTGCCAAGTCCGAGGACAACCGATCCCCAGTAGAGGTAATTCCAAGCGCTACTCCGAGCCGCTTCGAGGTTTTCCGGAGAGGCCCCGTCAACCAAGCCGTAGGCGATTAAAGCGAGCGCCCCGAAAACGGTGTAGCAGCCAAAACTAAAGAGCATGGCAAACTTGTAACCGACACGGTCGATAATCAGACTGAAAAGAATGATACTTATGGCGAAGGGCCAAATTCCAGCGCCGAAGAGGACACCGGACTGGACTTTATCCAAGCCGAACTCGTTCGCCCAAATGCCGCTGTTGATTAAGTCAGCGCGCATAATAAAGGCCATCGAGGTGGTGATTAGGGCAATAAAGCAGCCCCAGAATACTATCTTGTCGTTTTTACTATGTTCCATGGGTTGGGTTGTAGGTTGAGGTAATTAAGAATGGGCAAAGGCATGGACGCGGGCTTCGCTGTTGAGATAACCGCGCTGCGATGTTTGATTATTTTGGCTACTGAAGCGACGCCGGTAGCGCAACGGTGTAATTTTTAATTCGAGCCGAAATGCGCGTGTCATATTGGTCTGGTCATTAAAACCGCATTGCACCGCGATATCGGAAAGACCGACCTCGGAATCACGCAATAGTTTGCAGGCGGCATTCAAGCGGGTCTTGCGAAGATACATGAGCGGGGTCAGGCCGAAGGTCTTGCGAAAAAGGCGCTCCTGGGAACTCACGGAAATCCCCCCCACCCGGGCCATGTCTGCCACCGATAATTTTTCACGGTAATGCGCACGCACATAGTCCACGATGCGGCGCATTTCCGGGTTATCGGCATAGACCGCATCTGAATCACTGATAATCCGGGCCACGCCTGCCATCCCAACCACTTCTCCCAGCTTGTTACGAAGGGGAAGTTTTGAGGTGCAGAGCCAGTCCAGGGAGCCGTCGGCAGAAGGCACGAGCTCGATTTGATTAAAAATCGACTCGCCGGTGTTCATTACCCTCTGGTCATCTTCAAAAAATGCATCGGCCAGAAAGTCCGGACTGTAATCGTAGTCTGTTTTGCCAATCATGGCTTCGATGCGACTTTCGCCCAAAGTCCGGGCAAAATCCTGACTCCCCCCCATGAATCGGCTTTTCCGGTCCTTCACAAAGAAGTAGGCGCCCGGCACGGTACCGAAGAGTTCCGCTATCCATTCACCCGGTGCCAAAGCGTCAAAGAATGTTTTCTGAACATTCACCGGGTGATCGCTGTCTTGGGGTGTTGGCTCCATTCTAAGCAGAACATTGAAAAAGCATTCATTGACGAAATTTGACAAGAACAAAACTCTTCCTTCGCCACATAAGAATCGATAAGTTCAGATATTTCAGCATAAGTTCTTGTTTTAGGACATAATCATCAACAACTTACAAACAATAGAATCGGCGATAAAACCCGACATGTTCCCAAAAGATCCAGCTTCTTCTCAAAAATTTTGTTTGCAAGAGAGGCAGGATAAATGTCAAATTCAGGCTTTCACACCCAAAATAACACATCCCAGTCATGGCAAACGATAATCAAGAAACAGACCTCGGACTCACCCTCGGCATGCTCACGCTGCGCATTTGGCTCGCCATTCGCGCCATTCAAACCGGCATTGAAAAGTTTGCCGGCACCGGAACCACAGCCAAGGCAGTGACGATGGACGGTGCCCCCAATGACTATGGTTTGACCGAAGCGGCCAGCTACAAGACTTACGCCATCTCGAACTATCAGGGCGTGCCCGGCCCGCTTTACGATAAGTTTGCCAGCGAGCCTCTGATTCCGGATTGGGGCCTTAGCCTGTACAATGTGATTCTCGGACCGGCCCTGCTGATTCTCGGCTTCGCCCTCCTTCTCGGTCTGGCAACCCGCTTTACGCTGTTTGCCATGGGCCTGCTCTACACCAGCCTGACTTTCGGCCTCATCCTCATCAACCAAAGTTCCGGTGTGGCTTGGTTGGGCACACACATTTTGCTGATTGTCGCGGCCCTCGCACTGGCCAAATATAATCGCTTCGCCATCTTGAAAAAGTGGTAATTTCACCTCTTTTATAAGCATTATGAATACCGAGGTTACTTCCACACTCTCCCGCCGCGACTTCATCACCAAGGGGGCCGCAGGTGCCGGCCTCATGATGGGCGCACCATCCATTCTCAAGGCAGGACCCGCCGGAACGGCAGACGATCCGGTTCGCGTTGGTTTTATCGGCTGTGGCAAACAGCACGAAGTTCTTTTCAACGCGATGGTCAACATCCCCGGCATCAAGTATGTCGCTGCGGCCGACATCATGAAAGACCGTCTGGGGCGGACTTTCGGTGCCATTCGCGGTCGCTTCGACACTAGCATCAAACGCTACCTGAGCGTCGAGGAAATGCTGGAAAAAGAAGCGGACAACATGGATGCCGTCTTTGTCGCCACACCTGACTTCTGGCATGCGCCGCATACGGTCATGGCACTTGAAGCCGGGGTGCACGTCTACTGCGAAAAGATGATGTCCAACACCCTCGAGGGTGCCCGCAGCATGGTCGATGCCATGGATCGCACCGGTAAGCTCTGCCAAATTGGACACCAACGCCGGAGCAATCCCCGTTACCAGTTCACTCTGGAGGAACTGATCAAAAAGCACAAAATCTGCGGCCAGATCATCAACATCAACGGTCAGTGGAATCGCGCGCTGAGTTCATCCCAGGATATTGTTTCCAAGCCGTCCATTCTTCCCGAAGCTGACGTGCTCAGGGAGGCAGGCTTCAACAACGGCACGGACAAGAAACTGACACAGGAAGAACTCCGCCACCGCTTCCTCAACTGGCGCTTCTACAAAGCACTTTCCGGCGGTCCGATCTCCGACCTGGGCGCTCACCAGATCGACATCTTCAACTGGTTCCTCGATGCCCGGCCCACCTCGGTCATGGCCTCCGGTGGTCGCAGCTACTTCAAGGACCGCGAACACTTCGATAACGTCATGTGTGTCTTCGACTACGAAACACCACAAGGCAATGCCCGCGCGTTTTATCAGGTGCTCACCACCACCAGTGCCGGTGGCGGTTACTACGAGTCCTTTATGGGCACGGACGGCACCATCGAGATCTCCGAACGCGAAGCCTACACCAACATCTACAAAGAGTCCGGTGCCGACGGCGCAAAGTGGGACGAACTGGTCAGCCGCGGTTATTTGAAGAAGGAAGCAGCCGGTGTCGCCGCCGGTGGCAGCGATGCGATTGCGTCCTACGAATCCGCTCCGCCGGACAAATATGCGCTTCCCGGCGGCCTCTCCAAGCCCCCGCACCAGCCGCACATCGAAAACTTCCTCGACGCGATTCGCGGAAAGGCCAAGTTAACCTGTGATGCGCGCCATGCTCTCGAATCCGAGGCCCCAATCTATTGGGTCAACCCTGCTGCGGAGAGCAAGGAAATCATCAAATTCACCGACGAACATCTACACACCTAAACAACACATATGAAGTATCTGACACCTCTTACACTTGCACTCAGTGCTCTGCTCTTTGCCGCATGCGGCGATAAGGGCGGTGCTTCTGACGAATCCGCTTCTTCCGGCGGCAATGACGGCGCATCCGCCTCATCCGGCGGCAGCACAGCGCTGAAAACTGACATCCCACCGGAACTGATCGAAGGTACACCGCAACCGATTAAAGTGCCTAACCTCGAGCAGGCACCATCCAGCGCGCCCTCGCTCATGGTACCGGAAGGCACGGCCCTGCTCTCCGCAGGCAAGCCGGTTACCGGTTCAGACGACTGGCCTATCATTGGCGACCTCGCCTACATCACCGACGGTGACAAGGAAGCCGGTGAAGGTTACTTCGTGGAGCTTATGGACGGTCTACAGTGGGTTCAAATCGACTTGGAAGCTCCTGCCGACCTGAGCGCGATCTGGATCTGGCACTACCACTCACAAGCCCGCGCTTACCATGACGTCATTGTTCAGGTTTCCAACGATCCTGAGTTCAAGGAAGGTGTCACCACTCTCTTCAACAACGACTATGACAACTCCGCTGAAATGGGTAAAGGCTCCGGCAAACCCTACGTCGAAACCCGCTTTGGTAAGCTGATTGATGCCAAGGGCACAAACGCGCAGTACGTCCGCCTTTACAGCAATGGTAACACATCGAACGACATGAACCACTACATTGAAGTGGAAGTGTTTGGTGTCGCCGAGTAATCGAGTCTTCACGTTATCTTTTCAAAGCCCGCTGTTCGCAGCGGGCTTTTTTGTGTGTCACTGCCCAAAAACTTTTTCAAAACGTTATGATTCTATCTTAACAGCGAACTTGCGCCAGCAAGGTCGAAATAGCTCCCGTGTTGACCAAGAGACGGCACTGGCGTGCCATCACTAAGAGCTATATACCGCCACATCTGGGTAGCGCTAAGTTAAGGACTATAAACGTGTACACGATTCGCCATCGTCGGCAGCCTGCTTTAGCCGGCTGCCCGCACGTGCAAACAATAGAGCCGACTCGATCGATTGCACGGCTAAAGCGGAACGAAGCCATCACACTGTACGTTATTCAAAAAGTGAGTTCTCACAAAATTATTGGACGAGCCTTCATTTAATAATTGATAAGCCGGCCGCTTTTCTTTCTGAAGATAAGTGCAAGACAACAATATGCCGAAGTAGCTCAGCTGGTAGAGCAACTCATTCGTAATGAGTAGGTCGTCGGTTCAAATCCGATCTTCGGCTCCACCTCCCCGACCTTTGATGGAGAGCGCCAGTCGCCCGGTTATACCGGACGACTTTTTTTGTGTCCAAACCGTTCAATTGTCGGTAGTTTTTTGTGCAGTAATCGTTCAAATTCTGTAAAGAATAGACTTGCTCAAAGCAGCTGCTTGTATTAAGAATTACTAATATCTCATAAGAATGGAATCAGTTATACTTAACAACAACGTCCTTCGTGACGGTCACCAGAGCCTCGCCTCCACCCGGATGCGGACTGAGCAGATGCTCCCGATATGCGAACAACTCGACAACTGGGGCTTCGGCGCTTTGGAAACCTGGGGCGGGGCCACCATCGACTCGGGGCTGCGCTTTTTGGATGAGTTTCCCTTCGACCGATTGGATGCTCTAAAGAAAGCCTGTCCGAAAACCCCGCACATGATGCTGTTGCGCGGGCAGAACATTGTGCAATACGCCCACTTCCCCGACGATGTGGTCGAGGCCTTCGTCAAAACCTCGGCCGATCACGGGATGAATATTTTCCGGATCTTCGATGCGCTCAACGACACCCGGAACATGAAGTGTGCGATCGACGCGGCCAAGGCGGCGGGCCAGCAGGCGCACGGCACAATTTGCTACACCAATAGCCCCGTTCATACGGTGGAGAAATTCATCGAGATGGGCGTGGAGCTGGAGAAGATGGGCTGCGATGCCATCGTGATCAAGGACATGGCGGGCCTGATCCCGCCGATGGACGCCTTCTACATCGTCAAAGGACTGAAGGAAAAGCTGAAGATCCCTGTCTGGATTCATACCCACGACACGGCCGGCCTGGGGGCCAGCACCTACATGTCGGCCATCGATGCGGGCGTGGATGCGATCGACCTCTCCATCTCCCCTTTTGCCAATGGCACCGGCCAACCGGACACCACACGGATGTTGGCGCTTCTTAAGGGCCACTCCCGATGCCCGGAAGTCAGCGAGGGGCAAATGGCCTCACTCCGGGAAATGCGCACCCATCTGGAAAAAGCGTATGGTGAGCTCAGCGACTTTACCGGACACAAGAACGAGGTGATCGATGTCGACACCCTTGAATATCAAGTGCCGGGCGGGATGCTCTCCAACTTCCGCACCCAACTCAGGGAGCAGAAGATGGAGGATAAGTTCGAGGAGGTTTTCCGCGAGATCCCGGTGGTGCGTGAAGCGCTCGGCTGGATCCCCCTGGTCACGCCGACCTCCCAGATCGTGGGCATGCAGGCTTTCCTGAATGTGAAATTCGGCCGCTGGAAACAGATCTCGCCACAAGCCGCCGATATTGCACTTGGCTACTACGGGCGCTGCCCTGCACCGGTCGACCCGGAAGTG
This region includes:
- a CDS encoding Gfo/Idh/MocA family protein, whose translation is MASKQPLKVGMVGGGGGAFIANPHQKAIHFDGTRKVHSVALHPDPKVAMEEAENWPYPVKGYESYDQMIEAQKDLPEEERLDYIVVVTPNFVHFDPSYKALEAGIPVICEKPLTLKLEESDKLVAKAKEKNIPFAVAYTYVGHWTSWFSRFIVQSGLLGEIRWVDSSYMQGWLADKLEDTGQQQASWRTDPKQAGASGAGGDIGSHALEQLRFVTGLDVTEVSAHCECMVPGRPIDDHFTVYGKLSNGGRCLVRASQISHGSKNDLGIVVIGTKGTLKWRQEDAEAVTICLPGQPDRTYYRACVEANDGFLGDVPQWLLDEPTIPFGHVEAFHDAYARLHREFEKDVRAWKAGEEWSSDGSRYANVDDGRMGLAFIDAAVTSHKNNNEWTKVDLG
- a CDS encoding AraC family transcriptional regulator, whose protein sequence is MEPTPQDSDHPVNVQKTFFDALAPGEWIAELFGTVPGAYFFVKDRKSRFMGGSQDFARTLGESRIEAMIGKTDYDYSPDFLADAFFEDDQRVMNTGESIFNQIELVPSADGSLDWLCTSKLPLRNKLGEVVGMAGVARIISDSDAVYADNPEMRRIVDYVRAHYREKLSVADMARVGGISVSSQERLFRKTFGLTPLMYLRKTRLNAACKLLRDSEVGLSDIAVQCGFNDQTNMTRAFRLELKITPLRYRRRFSSQNNQTSQRGYLNSEARVHAFAHS
- a CDS encoding Gfo/Idh/MocA family protein, encoding MNTEVTSTLSRRDFITKGAAGAGLMMGAPSILKAGPAGTADDPVRVGFIGCGKQHEVLFNAMVNIPGIKYVAAADIMKDRLGRTFGAIRGRFDTSIKRYLSVEEMLEKEADNMDAVFVATPDFWHAPHTVMALEAGVHVYCEKMMSNTLEGARSMVDAMDRTGKLCQIGHQRRSNPRYQFTLEELIKKHKICGQIININGQWNRALSSSQDIVSKPSILPEADVLREAGFNNGTDKKLTQEELRHRFLNWRFYKALSGGPISDLGAHQIDIFNWFLDARPTSVMASGGRSYFKDREHFDNVMCVFDYETPQGNARAFYQVLTTTSAGGGYYESFMGTDGTIEISEREAYTNIYKESGADGAKWDELVSRGYLKKEAAGVAAGGSDAIASYESAPPDKYALPGGLSKPPHQPHIENFLDAIRGKAKLTCDARHALESEAPIYWVNPAAESKEIIKFTDEHLHT
- a CDS encoding MFS transporter, which translates into the protein MEHSKNDKIVFWGCFIALITTSMAFIMRADLINSGIWANEFGLDKVQSGVLFGAGIWPFAISIILFSLIIDRVGYKFAMLFSFGCYTVFGALALIAYGLVDGASPENLEAARSSAWNYLYWGSVVLGLGNGTVEAFINPVVATLFKDEKSKWLNILHAGWPAGLVFGGILFIVLGSAIEADWRVLIAFMFAPALVYLVMLLKAKFPVNERVAAGSSYKEMLGELGVVGALVAFTLIFFQLGQVIPNWPGWLTWVLIIVSVGGFGAYCRKLGDPLLICLVIIMMPLAITELGTDGAISGLMAGPLQEMGWSPTLVLIYTSAIMMVLRFNAGPVIQKMTPLGLLMACSAVAIIGLYLLSFAHGLIFIFAAATIYGVAKSYFWPTMLGTVAEQTPKGGALTLNAIAGIGMLCVGIIGSPIIGYFQESSANKAISEEMPEVHDAIVEEKDFELGGYSIAKYTAVSQLGVSALPEEQSAQATVIQEKANQSSLAKITIFPAFMLLSYIALFLYFKSKGGYKPKVLGSAKPDPNEETAF
- a CDS encoding pyruvate carboxylase subunit B; the protein is MESVILNNNVLRDGHQSLASTRMRTEQMLPICEQLDNWGFGALETWGGATIDSGLRFLDEFPFDRLDALKKACPKTPHMMLLRGQNIVQYAHFPDDVVEAFVKTSADHGMNIFRIFDALNDTRNMKCAIDAAKAAGQQAHGTICYTNSPVHTVEKFIEMGVELEKMGCDAIVIKDMAGLIPPMDAFYIVKGLKEKLKIPVWIHTHDTAGLGASTYMSAIDAGVDAIDLSISPFANGTGQPDTTRMLALLKGHSRCPEVSEGQMASLREMRTHLEKAYGELSDFTGHKNEVIDVDTLEYQVPGGMLSNFRTQLREQKMEDKFEEVFREIPVVREALGWIPLVTPTSQIVGMQAFLNVKFGRWKQISPQAADIALGYYGRCPAPVDPEVQKLAAKQAGKEPITCRPVEAPGAEHKHMDDLKKELEAKNFPSDPEHCVIHAMFPPQLEAHLKGTNKPKPVAKPAETPKPTPAPETATSAGPQKRYGLTINGKRIEVGVEEVI